From a single Chlorocebus sabaeus isolate Y175 chromosome X, mChlSab1.0.hap1, whole genome shotgun sequence genomic region:
- the LOC103232454 gene encoding putative myc-like protein MYCLP1 encodes MDRDSYQHYFYDYDGGEDFYRSTTPSEDIWKKFELVPPPWDLGPAAGNPALGFGPLEPWPVGCAEDETESQGYWNAWDPNYASLIRRDCMWSGFSAQEPLERAASDLLAVGAPSGYSPKEFATPDYTPEPEASNLAPVFPCLLGEPKIQACSRSESPSDSEGEETDVTVKKRQSLSMRKPVTIAVREDLLDPRMNLFHISIHQQQHNYAAPFPPESCFQEGAPKRIPPKEALEREAPGGKDDKEDKEIVSLPPVASEAAQSCQPKPIRYDTENGTKRKYHSSLERKRRNDQRSRFLALRDEVPALARCSRVSKVMILVKATEYLQELVEAEEKMATEKRQLECQRRQLQKRIEYLSSY; translated from the coding sequence ATGGACCGCGACTCGTACCAGCACTATTTCTACGACTATGATGGCGGGGAGGATTTCTACCGCTCCACGACGCCCAGCGAGGACATCTGGAAGAAATTCGAGTTGGTGCCGCCGCCCTGGGACTTGGGTCCCGCCGCCGGGAACCCAGCCCTTGGCTTTGGTCCCCTGGAACCGTGGCCGGTAGGGTGCGCTGAGGACGAGACGGAATCCCAGGGCTACTGGAACGCTTGGGACCCGAACTACGCCTCCCTCATCCGCCGTGATTGCATGTGGAGCGGCTTCTCCGCCCAGGAGCCACTGGAGAGAGCGGCGAGTGACCTGCTTGCAGTTGGCGCGCCCTCGGGGTACTCGCCCAAGGAGTTCGCCACCCCCGACTACACTCCTGAGCCTGAAGCCAGCAACCTAGCGCCTGTCTTCCCCTGTTTGCTGGGCGAGCCCAAGATCCAGGCCTGCTCCAGATCTGAGAGCCCAAGCGACTCCGAGGGCGAAGAAACCGACGTGACAGTAAAGAAGAGGCAGTCTTTGAGTATGCGGAAGCCGGTCACCATCGCGGTGCGTGAAGACCTTCTGGATCCCCGCATGAATCTCTTCCACATCTCCATCCACCAGCAACAGCACAACTATGCTGCCCCTTTTCCTCCAGAAAGCTGCTTCCAAGAAGGGGCTCCAAAGAGGATTCCCCCAAAAGAAGCTCTAGAGAGAGAAGCTCCAGGGGGAAAGGATGATAAGGAAGATAAAGAGATTGTGAGCCTCCCACCTGTAGCAAGTGAGGCTGCCCAGTCCTGCCAGCCCAAACCCATCCGTTATGATACTGAGAATGGGACCAAGAGGAAGTATCACAGCTCCCTGGAGCGCAAGAGGCGGAATGATCAACGTTCGCGGTTCTTGGCCCTGAGGGACGAGGTACCCGCGCTGGCCAGGTGCTCTAGGGTTTCCAAAGTAATGATCCTAGTCAAGGCCACGGAATACTTACAAGAACTAGTGGAGGCCGAGGAGAAGATGGCTACAGAGAAAAGGCAGCTCGAATGCCAGCGTCGGCAATTGCAGAAAAGAATTGAGTACCTCAGTAGCTACTGA